A window of Streptomyces sp. DG1A-41 contains these coding sequences:
- a CDS encoding ROK family protein translates to MHTDLVAALDIGGTKIAGALVDGQGRILVRAQRPTPAREDGDTVMRAVEEVLGELTGSPLWERATAVGIGSAGPVDRPAGTVSPVNVPGWRDYPLVGRVRAAAGDLPVELIGDGVAITAAEHWQGAARGHDNALCMVVSTGVGGGLVLGGRLHAGPTGNAGHIGHISVDLDGDLCPCGSHGCVERIASGPNIARRALETGWRPGPDGDTSAAAVASAARAGDPVAVASFERAAQALAAGIAATATLVEIEIAVIGGGVGKAGDILFTPLRKALSTYATLSFVRHLTVAPARMGTDAGLVGAAAAALARRTDTAAAGV, encoded by the coding sequence ATGCACACCGACCTCGTGGCCGCGCTCGACATCGGCGGCACCAAGATCGCCGGCGCTCTGGTGGACGGCCAGGGACGGATCCTCGTCCGCGCCCAGCGGCCGACGCCCGCCCGGGAGGACGGCGACACCGTGATGCGGGCCGTGGAGGAGGTGCTCGGCGAACTCACCGGGTCGCCGCTCTGGGAGCGGGCCACGGCCGTGGGGATCGGCAGCGCCGGTCCGGTGGACAGGCCGGCGGGCACGGTGAGCCCGGTGAACGTGCCCGGCTGGCGCGACTACCCGCTTGTCGGGCGCGTCCGGGCCGCGGCCGGCGACCTGCCCGTCGAGTTGATCGGCGACGGTGTGGCGATCACGGCGGCCGAACACTGGCAGGGAGCGGCCCGAGGCCACGACAACGCGCTGTGCATGGTCGTCTCCACGGGCGTCGGCGGCGGCCTGGTGCTCGGCGGCCGGCTGCACGCCGGGCCCACGGGCAACGCCGGCCACATCGGCCACATCAGCGTGGACCTCGACGGCGATCTGTGTCCGTGCGGCTCGCACGGCTGCGTGGAGCGCATCGCGAGCGGCCCCAACATCGCCCGGCGCGCCCTGGAGACCGGCTGGCGGCCCGGTCCCGACGGCGACACGTCCGCCGCCGCGGTGGCCTCCGCTGCCCGGGCCGGCGATCCGGTCGCCGTCGCCTCCTTCGAGCGGGCCGCCCAGGCGCTGGCCGCCGGGATCGCCGCGACAGCGACCCTCGTGGAGATCGAGATCGCCGTGATCGGCGGGGGAGTGGGCAAGGCGGGCGACATCCTGTTCACCCCCCTGCGCAAGGCCCTGAGCACCTACGCGACGCTGTCCTTCGTCCGGCACCTGACCGTCGCACCGGCCCGGATGGGCACCGATGCCGGGCTGGTGGGCGCGGCGGCGGCAGCACTGGCGCGGCGGACGGACACGGCCGCGGCGGGGGTGTGA
- a CDS encoding VOC family protein → MDLTIHASFLPHDDPDAALAFYRDTLGFEVRGDVGYEDMRWITVGPVGQPGTNIVLHPPAADPGVTEDERKTIAEMMAKGTYASIVLATPDVDAAFERVQAGDAEVVQEPVDQPYGVRDCAFRDPAGNMVRIQQVKQ, encoded by the coding sequence ATGGACCTCACCATTCACGCCAGTTTCCTTCCGCACGACGACCCGGACGCCGCCCTGGCGTTCTACCGCGACACCCTCGGCTTCGAAGTCCGGGGCGATGTCGGATACGAGGACATGCGCTGGATCACGGTCGGCCCCGTCGGCCAGCCCGGCACGAACATCGTGCTGCATCCGCCGGCCGCCGACCCCGGCGTCACCGAGGACGAGCGTAAGACCATCGCCGAGATGATGGCGAAGGGCACCTACGCCAGCATCGTCCTGGCCACCCCCGACGTCGACGCCGCCTTCGAGCGGGTGCAGGCGGGCGACGCCGAGGTGGTCCAGGAGCCCGTGGACCAGCCGTACGGCGTTCGCGACTGCGCCTTCCGCGACCCCGCGGGCAACATGGTCCGCATCCAGCAGGTGAAGCAGTGA
- a CDS encoding LacI family DNA-binding transcriptional regulator, with translation MPQTNLRSATRYGTRPTMKDVAARAGVGLKTVSRVVNGEPGVTPETERRVQEAIEALGFRRNDSARVLRKGRTASIGLVLEDLADPFYGPLSRSVEEVARTHGALLINGSSAEDPDREQELVLALCARRVDGLVVIPAGDDHRYLEPELKAGVATVFVDRPAGQIDADVVLSDNFGGARDGVAHLIAHGHRRIGFIGDMPRIHTASERLRGYRAAMEDAGIPVAGSWTSLGVTDPDRVRGAAEEMLSGRDPVTAIFAANNRVTVTVIRVLAEQSRRVALVGFDDIELADLLQPGVTVVAQDAAALGRTAAERLFRQLDGTLVTPERIELPTRLITRGSGELPPAD, from the coding sequence GTGCCCCAGACCAACCTCCGATCCGCCACGCGCTACGGCACCCGGCCGACCATGAAGGACGTCGCGGCACGGGCCGGGGTCGGACTCAAGACGGTCTCCCGTGTCGTGAACGGGGAGCCGGGCGTGACCCCGGAGACGGAGCGGCGGGTCCAGGAGGCGATCGAGGCGCTCGGTTTCCGCCGCAACGACAGCGCACGGGTGCTGCGCAAGGGCCGTACGGCGAGCATCGGGCTGGTCCTGGAGGACCTCGCGGACCCGTTCTACGGGCCGTTGAGCCGGTCGGTCGAGGAGGTGGCCCGCACGCACGGCGCCCTGCTGATCAACGGCTCCAGCGCGGAGGACCCGGACCGCGAGCAGGAGCTGGTGCTGGCCCTGTGCGCGCGGCGGGTGGACGGGCTGGTGGTGATCCCGGCCGGTGACGACCACCGGTACCTGGAGCCGGAGCTCAAGGCGGGGGTCGCCACGGTGTTCGTGGACCGGCCGGCCGGGCAGATCGACGCCGATGTGGTCCTGTCGGACAACTTCGGCGGCGCCCGGGACGGCGTCGCCCACCTCATCGCCCACGGACACCGCCGGATCGGCTTCATCGGTGACATGCCCCGCATCCACACCGCCTCCGAGCGGCTGCGCGGCTACCGGGCCGCGATGGAGGACGCGGGCATACCGGTGGCGGGTTCCTGGACGTCCCTCGGCGTCACCGACCCCGATCGGGTGCGCGGGGCGGCCGAGGAGATGCTGTCCGGCCGGGACCCGGTCACCGCGATCTTCGCGGCCAACAACCGGGTGACGGTCACCGTGATCCGCGTGCTCGCCGAGCAGAGCCGCCGCGTCGCCCTGGTCGGCTTCGACGACATCGAGCTGGCCGACCTGCTCCAGCCGGGCGTCACCGTCGTCGCCCAGGACGCGGCGGCCCTCGGCCGTACCGCCGCGGAACGCCTCTTCCGGCAGCTGGACGGCACCCTGGTCACCCCCGAACGCATCGAGCTGCCGACCCGGCTGATCACCCGCGGCTCGGGCGAACTTCCCCCGGCGGACTGA
- a CDS encoding excinuclease ABC subunit UvrA encodes MSMATRTDRQSSGPHVADSHDVIRVHGARENNLKDVSIEIPKRRLTVFTGVSGSGKSSLVFDTIAAESQRLINETYSAFLQGFMPNRARPEVDVLDGLTTAIAVDQQRMGGDPRSTVGTATDANAMLRILFSRLGKPHIGPPSAYSFNTASVRASGAITVERGAKTKAQKATFERTGGMCNRCEGRGKVSDVDLTQLYDDSKSLSEGAFTIPGWKSDSQWTVQLYAQSGFVDPDKPIREYTKKEMHAFLYGEPVKIKVNGINLTYEGLIPKIQKSFLSKDKEAMQPHIRAFVERAVTFTVCPECDGTRLSEGARSSKIGDISIADACAMEIRDLAEWVRKLSEPSVAPLLTALQGTLDSFVEIGLGYLSLDRPAGTLSGGEAQRVKMIRHLGSSLTDVTYVFDEPTIGLHPHDIQRMNNLLLRLRDKGNTVLVVEHKPEAIAIADHVVDLGPGAGTAGGTVCFEGTVEELRAADTVTGCHLDDRATLKETVRKATGALEIRGASANNLRNVDVDIPLGVLTVVTGVAGSGKSSLLHGSIPADAGVVSVDQSPIKGSRRSNPATYTGLLDPIRKAFAKVNGVKPALFSANSEGACPTCNGAGVIYLDLGMMAGVDTPCEDCEGKRFQASVLEYHLGGRDISEVLAMSVAEAEEFFGGGEARTPAAHKILERLADVGLGYLTLGQPLTTLSGGERQRLKLATHMAEKGGVYVLDEPTTGLHLADVEQLLGLLDRLVDSGKSVVVIEHHQAVMAHADWIIDLGPGAGHDGGRIVFEGTPAGLVAARSTLTAEHLAAYVGA; translated from the coding sequence ATGAGCATGGCCACGAGGACGGACAGACAGTCGTCCGGGCCGCACGTCGCCGACAGCCACGATGTGATCCGCGTGCACGGCGCGCGCGAGAACAACCTCAAGGACGTCAGCATCGAGATTCCCAAGCGCCGGCTGACGGTGTTCACCGGCGTTTCCGGCTCGGGCAAGAGCTCGCTCGTGTTCGACACGATCGCCGCGGAGTCGCAGCGGTTGATCAACGAGACCTACAGCGCCTTCCTCCAGGGCTTCATGCCGAACCGGGCCCGGCCCGAGGTCGACGTACTCGACGGGCTGACGACCGCGATCGCCGTGGACCAGCAGCGGATGGGCGGCGACCCCCGCTCCACGGTCGGCACCGCCACCGACGCCAACGCGATGCTGCGCATCCTCTTCAGCCGGCTCGGCAAGCCGCACATCGGCCCGCCCAGCGCGTACTCCTTCAACACCGCCTCGGTCCGGGCGAGCGGCGCGATCACCGTCGAGCGCGGCGCCAAGACCAAGGCCCAGAAGGCGACCTTCGAGCGCACCGGCGGCATGTGCAACCGCTGCGAGGGCCGGGGCAAGGTCTCCGACGTCGACCTCACCCAGCTCTACGACGACTCCAAGTCGCTGTCCGAGGGCGCGTTCACCATCCCCGGCTGGAAGTCGGACAGCCAGTGGACCGTGCAGCTCTACGCGCAGTCGGGCTTCGTCGACCCGGACAAGCCGATTCGCGAGTACACCAAGAAGGAGATGCACGCCTTCCTCTACGGGGAACCGGTCAAGATCAAGGTCAACGGCATCAACCTCACCTACGAGGGGCTGATCCCCAAGATTCAGAAGTCCTTCCTGTCCAAGGACAAGGAGGCGATGCAGCCGCACATCCGGGCGTTCGTGGAGCGGGCGGTCACCTTCACCGTCTGTCCCGAGTGCGACGGCACCCGGCTGAGCGAGGGCGCCAGATCCTCGAAGATAGGCGACATCAGCATCGCCGACGCCTGCGCGATGGAGATCAGGGACCTGGCCGAGTGGGTCCGGAAGCTCTCGGAGCCGTCCGTGGCGCCGCTGCTCACCGCGTTGCAGGGGACGCTCGACTCGTTCGTGGAGATCGGCCTGGGCTATCTCTCGCTCGACCGGCCGGCGGGCACGCTGTCGGGCGGTGAGGCGCAGCGGGTGAAGATGATCCGCCACCTCGGCTCCTCGCTCACCGACGTCACCTACGTCTTCGACGAGCCGACCATCGGCCTGCACCCGCACGACATCCAGCGGATGAACAACCTGCTGCTGCGGCTGCGCGACAAGGGCAACACGGTGCTCGTCGTGGAGCACAAGCCGGAGGCGATCGCGATCGCCGACCACGTCGTCGACCTCGGCCCGGGAGCCGGCACGGCGGGCGGTACCGTCTGCTTCGAGGGCACGGTCGAGGAGCTGCGGGCCGCGGACACCGTCACCGGTTGTCATCTCGACGACCGGGCCACCCTCAAGGAGACGGTGCGCAAGGCCACCGGCGCGCTGGAGATCCGGGGCGCGTCGGCGAACAACCTCCGGAACGTCGACGTCGACATCCCGCTCGGGGTGCTCACAGTCGTCACCGGTGTCGCCGGCTCCGGCAAGAGCTCCCTGCTGCACGGGTCGATCCCCGCCGACGCGGGGGTCGTCTCGGTGGACCAGAGCCCGATCAAGGGCTCACGGCGCAGCAACCCCGCGACCTACACCGGGCTGCTCGACCCGATCCGCAAGGCTTTCGCGAAGGTCAACGGCGTGAAGCCGGCCCTCTTCAGCGCCAACTCCGAGGGCGCCTGCCCCACCTGCAACGGCGCCGGAGTCATCTACCTCGACCTGGGCATGATGGCCGGCGTCGACACCCCCTGCGAGGACTGCGAGGGCAAGCGGTTCCAGGCCTCGGTGCTGGAGTACCACCTCGGCGGCCGTGACATCAGCGAGGTGCTCGCGATGTCGGTGGCCGAGGCCGAGGAGTTCTTCGGCGGCGGCGAGGCCCGCACCCCGGCCGCGCACAAGATCCTGGAGCGGCTCGCCGACGTCGGGCTCGGCTACCTCACCCTCGGGCAGCCGCTCACCACGCTCTCCGGCGGCGAGCGGCAGCGCCTGAAGCTGGCCACGCACATGGCGGAGAAGGGCGGCGTCTACGTCCTCGACGAGCCGACCACCGGTCTCCACCTCGCGGACGTGGAGCAGCTGCTCGGCCTGCTCGACCGGCTCGTCGACTCCGGCAAGTCGGTCGTCGTCATCGAGCACCACCAAGCGGTCATGGCGCACGCCGACTGGATCATCGACCTCGGCCCCGGCGCCGGCCACGACGGCGGCCGGATCGTCTTCGAAGGCACACCGGCCGGTCTCGTCGCGGCCCGTTCCACCCTGACCGCGGAGCACCTCGCGGCCTACGTCGGCGCCTGA
- a CDS encoding helix-turn-helix transcriptional regulator: MSSRPAPAQRLRDLALLRRVKDRIDREYARPLDVEALARGVHMSAGHLSREFKRAYGESPYSYLMTRRIERAMALLRRGDLSVTEVCFEVGCSSLGTFSTRFTELVGMPPSAYRRQAVLATAGIPSCVAKQVTRPIRNREAPTAGRN; encoded by the coding sequence GTGAGCAGCAGACCCGCACCGGCGCAGCGCCTGCGTGACCTCGCCCTCCTGCGCCGGGTCAAGGACCGGATCGACCGGGAGTACGCACGGCCTCTGGACGTCGAGGCGCTGGCCCGGGGGGTGCACATGTCGGCCGGGCACCTCAGCCGCGAGTTCAAGCGCGCCTACGGCGAGTCGCCGTACAGCTACCTCATGACGCGCCGCATCGAGCGGGCCATGGCGCTGCTGCGCCGTGGGGACCTCAGCGTCACCGAGGTGTGTTTCGAGGTCGGCTGCTCGTCGCTGGGCACCTTCAGCACCCGCTTCACGGAACTGGTCGGCATGCCGCCCAGCGCATACCGGCGCCAGGCGGTGCTCGCCACCGCGGGGATTCCGTCGTGCGTGGCGAAGCAGGTGACCAGACCGATCAGGAATCGAGAAGCGCCCACTGCGGGCCGAAACTAG